A stretch of the Streptomyces sp. NBC_01428 genome encodes the following:
- a CDS encoding MmcQ/YjbR family DNA-binding protein, translating into MTPRQLRAFCLSFNASVEDFPFTPETSVFKVLGKLFALTNLDARPLTVNLKCDPQDALRLREQHPGLIIPGYHMNKRHWNTVTVDGELPDRLVRELVEDSYDLVVAGLPRAERLRLDRP; encoded by the coding sequence GTGACCCCGCGGCAACTGCGCGCGTTCTGCCTGTCCTTCAACGCCTCGGTCGAGGACTTCCCCTTCACCCCGGAGACCTCCGTCTTCAAGGTGCTCGGCAAGCTCTTCGCCCTGACGAACCTGGACGCGCGCCCGCTCACGGTCAACCTCAAGTGCGACCCGCAGGACGCCCTGCGCCTGCGCGAGCAGCACCCCGGACTGATCATCCCGGGCTACCACATGAACAAGCGGCACTGGAACACGGTGACGGTCGACGGCGAACTCCCGGACCGCCTGGTCCGGGAGCTCGTCGAGGATTCGTACGACCTCGTCGTCGCCGGCCTGCCCCGTGCCGAGCGGCTCCGGCTCGACCGGCCCTGA
- a CDS encoding MFS transporter — MPIETTTQTTGDTTTDSLPAGRGTPAHPDRVHRPPRAERLSRRDRLVLFVLCAAQFMVALDFSVLNVALPVLGGDLGMSRAALQWAVTAFALPSGGFLLLFGRMGDLFGRRRLFLAGLALFGAASLLATFAWDPASFLAGRALQGLGAAAIVPTGMSLLTTTFPEGPARDRALGVSGTVLSLGFTVGMVAGGVLTDVLGWRSTMGLLSLFALVVLPLAPGLLPESRTPERPRLDVPGAVAVTGGLLALIYALSTAAENGFGGADVIVSLVAGVLLLGAFVRIESRAADPLVSLPMLRRRTVAWGNLGGLVTFSMMSTVVFVLTLYLQETLGLSAFETGLVFGAQGVLSAVAGMYAPKVIGRVGARRTLVGSLAGQGLFVAALLLLGTHGWSVWIATAAVSLASMCHLGAIISYGLTVTSGVPDEEQGLATGLVTSTQQVGITIGIPLLGVLATTSDDLLTGVHTVLLLDAAIVLAAAVLVAVGLGRRGAGRAG; from the coding sequence ATGCCCATCGAGACGACGACACAGACCACCGGCGACACCACCACCGACTCCCTCCCGGCCGGCCGCGGCACCCCGGCGCACCCGGACCGGGTGCACCGGCCACCCCGGGCGGAGCGGCTGTCACGGCGCGACCGGCTCGTCCTGTTCGTGCTGTGCGCCGCGCAGTTCATGGTCGCGCTGGACTTCTCCGTCCTGAACGTGGCGCTGCCCGTGCTCGGCGGCGACCTCGGCATGAGCCGGGCCGCGCTGCAGTGGGCGGTCACCGCGTTCGCCCTGCCGTCCGGCGGCTTCCTGCTCCTCTTCGGCCGCATGGGCGACCTGTTCGGACGCCGCCGGCTCTTCCTCGCGGGTCTCGCCCTGTTCGGGGCGGCCTCGCTGCTCGCGACCTTCGCCTGGGACCCGGCGTCGTTCCTGGCCGGGCGGGCCCTCCAGGGGCTCGGCGCCGCGGCGATCGTGCCGACCGGCATGTCGCTGCTGACCACGACGTTCCCGGAGGGTCCGGCGCGTGACCGGGCGCTCGGTGTCTCGGGCACGGTGCTGTCGCTCGGCTTCACCGTGGGGATGGTGGCGGGCGGGGTCCTGACCGACGTCCTCGGCTGGCGTTCGACGATGGGGCTGCTGTCGCTGTTCGCGCTGGTCGTGCTGCCGCTGGCGCCGGGTCTGCTGCCCGAGTCCCGGACCCCTGAGCGTCCCCGCCTGGACGTGCCGGGCGCGGTCGCCGTCACGGGCGGACTGCTGGCCCTGATCTACGCCCTGTCCACGGCCGCGGAGAACGGCTTCGGCGGCGCCGACGTGATCGTCTCGCTCGTCGCCGGTGTGCTGCTGCTGGGCGCCTTCGTCCGGATCGAGTCCCGTGCCGCCGACCCGCTGGTCAGCCTGCCGATGCTGCGCCGCCGCACGGTGGCGTGGGGCAACCTGGGCGGTCTGGTGACCTTCTCGATGATGTCGACGGTCGTGTTCGTGCTGACCCTGTACCTCCAGGAGACGCTCGGTCTGTCGGCGTTCGAGACGGGCCTGGTGTTCGGCGCGCAGGGTGTGCTGTCGGCCGTCGCCGGGATGTACGCGCCGAAGGTCATCGGCCGGGTCGGCGCCCGCCGCACGCTGGTCGGATCGCTGGCCGGGCAGGGCCTGTTCGTGGCGGCGCTGCTGCTGCTCGGCACGCACGGCTGGTCCGTGTGGATCGCCACGGCCGCGGTGTCGCTGGCGAGCATGTGCCACCTGGGCGCGATCATCTCGTACGGGCTGACCGTCACCTCGGGGGTTCCCGACGAGGAGCAGGGGCTGGCGACCGGCCTGGTGACGTCCACCCAGCAGGTGGGCATCACGATCGGCATCCCGCTGCTCGGTGTCCTCGCGACGACGTCCGACGACCTGCTGACCGGTGTCCACACGGTTCTCCTGCTGGACGCGGCGATCGTCCTCGCGGCGGCGGTGCTGGTCGCGGTGGGCCTCGGGCGGCGCGGCGCGGGCCGGGCCGGCTGA